Proteins from a genomic interval of Leifsonia shinshuensis:
- a CDS encoding CGNR zinc finger domain-containing protein, producing the protein MHFAPDTEDALQFAVVLCNTVPTASRSGEDELATPTQLVALLHENQYSGRIDGDEAELQQVHETRDRLRRAWTMERDAAVAEVNAMLADAHASPYLMRHDGFDWHLHATSLEAPLAERIRVEIALALVDVIRSNENDRLRSCAADDCDGLLLDLSRNGSKRFCSVRCGNRMNMVAFRARQEA; encoded by the coding sequence TTGCATTTTGCCCCTGACACGGAGGACGCTCTCCAGTTCGCCGTGGTCCTCTGCAACACCGTCCCCACGGCCTCCCGCAGCGGGGAGGACGAGCTCGCCACCCCGACCCAGCTCGTCGCGCTGCTGCACGAGAACCAGTACTCGGGACGCATCGACGGCGACGAGGCGGAGCTGCAGCAGGTGCACGAGACCCGGGACCGCCTGCGCAGGGCCTGGACGATGGAGCGCGACGCCGCAGTGGCCGAGGTGAACGCCATGCTCGCCGACGCCCACGCCTCCCCCTACCTGATGCGCCACGACGGCTTCGACTGGCACCTGCACGCCACCTCCCTGGAGGCGCCCCTGGCCGAGCGGATCCGGGTCGAGATCGCGCTCGCGCTCGTCGACGTGATCCGCTCGAACGAGAACGACCGGCTGCGCAGCTGCGCGGCCGACGACTGCGACGGCCTCCTCCTCGACCTGTCGCGCAACGGCTCCAAGCGCTTCTGCAGCGTGCGCTGCGGCAACCGGATGAACATGGTGGCGTTCCGCGCCAGGCAGGAGGCCTGA
- a CDS encoding EamA family transporter: MALSQTSKGLAVAVVAAASFGLSGAFIKPLLESGWSPAAAVTARVLIGGVVLAPFAILALRGRWATLWRGRWRLLGMALIGVAGTQVLYFAAIERIPVSTAILIEYLAPVVLVLFVWARTRRAPKAVVLAGSAVAIAGLLLVVSPGGGKSLDVVGVALAVTAMLGCAGYYIIAARPADGLPPVALAAGGLLAGGVALLAVSATGLLPWVVSTRDVQLFGHPAPWWIPLAVVGVLATALAYASGITAANMLGSRLGSFAGLLEVVAATFYAWLLLGESLNALQLLGGALILGGIALVRVDTSGDAVREAPAPEGRPQQSAAPDEAAAVPGAGPLAASGAATAPEVPLG, translated from the coding sequence ATGGCACTGAGCCAGACGTCCAAGGGCCTCGCCGTCGCGGTCGTCGCCGCCGCATCGTTCGGGCTCTCGGGCGCGTTCATCAAGCCGCTCCTGGAGAGCGGCTGGTCGCCCGCCGCCGCGGTCACCGCGCGCGTGCTGATCGGCGGCGTCGTGCTGGCCCCGTTCGCGATCCTCGCGCTGCGCGGGCGGTGGGCCACGCTGTGGCGCGGGCGCTGGCGGCTGCTCGGGATGGCCCTGATCGGCGTCGCCGGGACGCAGGTGCTCTACTTCGCGGCGATCGAGCGCATCCCGGTCAGCACGGCCATCCTGATCGAGTACCTCGCACCCGTGGTGCTCGTCCTGTTCGTGTGGGCGCGCACCCGGCGCGCGCCGAAGGCGGTCGTGCTGGCCGGCTCCGCCGTCGCGATCGCCGGCCTCCTCCTGGTGGTGTCGCCGGGCGGCGGGAAGTCGCTCGACGTCGTCGGCGTCGCCCTCGCCGTGACGGCGATGCTCGGCTGCGCCGGCTACTACATCATCGCCGCGCGACCGGCCGACGGCCTCCCGCCGGTCGCACTCGCCGCGGGCGGCCTCCTCGCGGGCGGCGTCGCGCTGCTCGCCGTCAGCGCGACCGGCCTGCTCCCGTGGGTGGTGAGCACGCGGGACGTCCAGCTCTTCGGGCACCCGGCGCCGTGGTGGATACCGCTGGCCGTCGTCGGGGTGCTGGCGACGGCGCTCGCCTACGCGTCCGGCATCACCGCCGCCAACATGCTCGGCTCCCGGCTGGGGTCGTTCGCCGGGCTGCTGGAGGTCGTGGCCGCCACGTTCTACGCCTGGCTGCTGCTGGGGGAGTCGCTGAACGCCCTCCAGCTGCTCGGCGGCGCGCTCATCCTCGGCGGGATCGCTCTCGTGCGCGTGGACACCTCGGGTGACGCAGTGCGGGAGGCGCCGGCGCCGGAGGGTCGGCCGCAGCAGTCGGCCGCCCCGGACGAGGCCGCCGCTGTGCCCGGCGCCGGTCCGCTGGCCGCTTCCGGCGCCGCGACCGCGCCCGAGGTCCCGCTCGGCTGA